The following coding sequences lie in one Corynebacterium anserum genomic window:
- a CDS encoding DUF3039 domain-containing protein: MSTPSTTTIERPDVRTDEKTSDDTPKFFHYVKKNEIVESAVMGKFVVALCGETFPVTKQAKPGSPVCPDCEQIYKGLRKK; the protein is encoded by the coding sequence GTGAGTACCCCGAGCACAACAACTATCGAGCGTCCAGATGTCCGAACGGACGAAAAAACGAGCGACGACACGCCCAAGTTCTTTCATTATGTGAAGAAGAACGAAATAGTGGAATCCGCCGTCATGGGAAAGTTTGTCGTGGCTCTGTGCGGTGAAACATTTCCTGTGACCAAGCAGGCTAAGCCGGGATCTCCTGTGTGTCCAGATTGTGAGCAGATTTACAAGGGGCTGCGGAAGAAGTGA
- a CDS encoding DEAD/DEAH box helicase, which produces MKGLRAWQQEALDLYVTSAPRDFLAVATPGAGKTTFALTVARLLLETRVVQRVVIVVPTEHLKVQWSLSAAAQGIALDADFGNSSAFNNAFDGVCVTYAQVGMKPTKHYQVATAQKTLVILDEIHHAGDAKSWGDGVRLAYAHAERRLALTGTPFRSDDAQIPFVRYEEVPGTDGGLQSKADYTYGYSEALRDGVVRPVVFLAYSGHARWRDSAGEEYEARLGEVLNAEQTARAWRTALDPRGEWIPSVLQAAHTRLLQLRETIPDAGGLVIATDKTAARAYATILNRISSTPVTVVLSDEAGASQRIKDFSASQDEWMVAVRMVSEGVDVPRLAVGVYATSSSTPLFFAQAIGRFVRSRQKGESASVFLPSVPVLLDLASKLEKQRNHVLGKPDRPEEGWDDHLLEQANKEVNEPAEDRGYESIGADAELESLIYDGSTYGTRVANSEEEQEYLGLPGLLDAEQMRTLLRQRQAAQVEARAQEKKLRDAAERSATKGAAVQASGKRVASEELPRLRKELNALVNMMSARTGRPHGAIHNEVRTKCGGPPTALCTAEQLRKRIEFLRAW; this is translated from the coding sequence GTGAAAGGGCTTCGTGCGTGGCAGCAGGAGGCTCTGGATCTCTACGTGACCAGCGCACCACGTGATTTTCTGGCGGTAGCCACGCCGGGCGCCGGCAAGACGACATTCGCCTTGACCGTCGCCCGGCTTCTGTTGGAAACACGTGTTGTGCAGCGCGTGGTCATTGTGGTTCCCACCGAGCACCTCAAGGTACAGTGGTCGCTTTCTGCAGCGGCTCAGGGCATCGCGTTGGATGCAGATTTCGGCAATAGTTCGGCGTTCAACAATGCTTTTGATGGCGTGTGCGTTACCTATGCACAGGTTGGTATGAAACCCACAAAGCATTACCAAGTCGCGACAGCACAGAAAACGTTGGTGATTCTCGACGAGATCCACCACGCGGGCGACGCAAAGAGCTGGGGAGATGGAGTTCGCTTAGCGTATGCACATGCCGAACGCCGATTGGCTCTCACCGGTACGCCATTTCGCTCGGATGATGCACAGATCCCTTTCGTCCGCTACGAAGAAGTACCGGGAACGGATGGGGGATTGCAGTCGAAAGCGGACTATACCTATGGCTACTCCGAAGCGTTGCGTGACGGAGTAGTTCGCCCTGTTGTCTTCTTGGCCTATTCTGGTCACGCGCGTTGGCGTGATTCTGCTGGCGAGGAGTACGAGGCACGGTTGGGTGAGGTGCTTAATGCAGAGCAAACGGCACGTGCCTGGCGTACGGCACTCGATCCCCGTGGCGAATGGATTCCCTCCGTACTTCAGGCCGCGCATACTCGCCTTTTACAGTTGCGTGAAACTATTCCTGATGCCGGCGGGTTGGTCATTGCGACTGATAAAACCGCAGCCCGTGCCTACGCTACGATCCTCAACCGGATTAGTTCCACGCCAGTGACCGTGGTTCTCTCCGATGAGGCAGGTGCCTCACAGAGGATTAAAGACTTCTCCGCGTCACAGGACGAGTGGATGGTCGCCGTGCGTATGGTGTCTGAAGGCGTGGACGTGCCACGGCTGGCCGTCGGTGTGTATGCAACGTCGTCCTCGACGCCACTATTTTTTGCTCAAGCAATTGGCCGTTTTGTACGTTCGCGTCAAAAAGGCGAGTCTGCGAGTGTGTTCTTGCCTTCAGTTCCGGTGCTATTAGATCTGGCGTCGAAGCTAGAAAAACAGCGCAACCACGTACTCGGAAAACCGGATCGGCCAGAGGAGGGATGGGATGACCATCTGCTGGAACAGGCCAATAAGGAGGTCAATGAGCCAGCGGAGGATCGCGGATACGAGTCTATAGGAGCAGATGCCGAACTTGAGTCCCTGATCTACGACGGGTCCACCTATGGCACCCGTGTTGCGAATTCCGAGGAAGAACAAGAGTATTTGGGCTTGCCGGGTTTGCTAGATGCGGAACAAATGCGCACGCTTTTACGTCAACGTCAAGCGGCTCAGGTAGAAGCCCGTGCCCAAGAGAAGAAACTGCGCGACGCTGCGGAGCGATCCGCGACAAAAGGGGCGGCAGTGCAAGCTTCCGGTAAACGGGTGGCCTCCGAAGAATTGCCGAGATTGAGGAAGGAACTTAATGCACTGGTAAATATGATGTCAGCGCGAACCGGCCGACCTCA